The sequence below is a genomic window from Leisingera sp. M658.
GATCGCCAGAATCTCGGAATCGGCAAAATCATGTCCCAGTTCGGTCAGGCGCCGCCGTGCCAGATCATAAATCGGCGGATGCGGCTTACCGAAATACAGGCTTTCGCCGCCCATTTCCGTATAAAGCCGCGCCAGCGCTCCGGCGCACCACTCCCGTTTCTCGCCGCGGTCGACCACGATATCCGGATTGGCGCAGAGCAGCTTCATGCCCATCTGCTTGGCATAGAGGAAATCCGCCCGGTTCACCTCCGGATCCGCCATAGTGTCAAACGGGCCGCAGCAGACAATGCCCTCGGCCTCGCGCAGCGGCACCCTTGTGATCTCCACCGGTTCATGGATCACATGCAGCGGCTCGAAAAACCCCGCGTCCCGCTCCCATTCGCCCATAAAATAGACCGATGTGCCGACAGCACCCGTGAACATCGCCGCCCGGGCGCTGTCACCGCTGGTCGAGATGGTGTCATAGGCATCATCCGGCACGTTGAACTGTCCCAGCTGCGCCGCCACGCCTGCGCGCGGTTTCGGCGAATTGGTCACCAGCACCACGATGCCGCCCTGCTTCCGGTAGGCTTGCAGCGCCGCAACGGCCTCGGGAAATGCGGTAATCCCGTTATGCACGCAGCCCCAAAGATCGACAAACAGCGCTTTGTAGCGGCTGGAGACTTCGGACAGGGAGGAGATGATCTGGGTCATGGCCGGGCCTTCGCGCGTGTGAATGTATGCGCCACAGCTATGGCAGAGGCCGCAGGAAATGGCCAGCGGCGCAACGGCTGGAAACAACCCGTCGTCAGCAGTTGACGGTGCAGCGGTTTTCTCAATGATACCTTTCTCAATTGAACGGAGATTACATGAAACCGATTTTTCGAACCCTGGCGGGATTGGCTTTTGCAGCCGGATTGGGCGCTTGCGGCACCACTTTTCAGCTGCCTGAACCGGGCCAGGCGCAATCCCAGGCGGCAACCCGGATGTTCGCTGACGCCCGCAGCCAAGGCCCGCGTAAAAGCCTGTCAGCCGCCGCCGCAGAACGCCGGTTCAAGCGGGTCGCGGCCCGGATCAGCCCGGTGGGCCGGAAATACTGCGAAACCCTGACCGCCGAGCGCAGCAACTTCGATTGCAACGTCAATATCGGCATTGACCGCAAGATGGAGCAGCGCAACGCCTATTTCACCTATCGCGAAGACAAGCCGGTCATCCGCATCTCGATGCCGATGCTGCGGGATTCCGCCAGCGATGACGAGGTGGCCTTTATACTCAGCCATGAATACGGCCACTTGCTGGGCCGCCATATCGAGAAACAAAAGCAGCAGGCGCTGGCCGGGGCGCTGATTCTGGGGGTGATAACAGCTGCCGCCACGGCGGACTCCGGCTATTATGATCCTTCGCTGGTCAGCACCAGCATGGATGTCGGCGCAGCGGCCGGCTCCACTGCATATTCCCAGACCTATGAATTGGAGAGCGATACGCTGGGCACAAGAATTGCCCATGCATCCGGCTATGACCCGGTTGAGGGCGCCAGATTCTTTGCCCGGCCAGAAGCCGCGCGCACCGAAGCGGGCAGGCTGTCCTTCTGGGGCACGCATCCGCCTGATGCCAAGCGTCTGGCAACGGTTCTGGCCACGATGGAGCAGATCGACGCCAAAGTCGAACTTCAAAAAGTGCAGTAAATCCCGTAACCTAAGGTCATTTTGAGCGCCTGCCGCCAGGGGCGGCCTGCGGGGTGGTGCCTTTTCGTTCCGCCCCGCACCGGCGCCGCCGCATCTGCTGCGCAAGGGTCCCGGATCCATTTTGGTGCCACCCGTTGGGCTCGCGCTGCTGAGTGT
It includes:
- a CDS encoding TIGR01459 family HAD-type hydrolase, producing the protein MTQIISSLSEVSSRYKALFVDLWGCVHNGITAFPEAVAALQAYRKQGGIVVLVTNSPKPRAGVAAQLGQFNVPDDAYDTISTSGDSARAAMFTGAVGTSVYFMGEWERDAGFFEPLHVIHEPVEITRVPLREAEGIVCCGPFDTMADPEVNRADFLYAKQMGMKLLCANPDIVVDRGEKREWCAGALARLYTEMGGESLYFGKPHPPIYDLARRRLTELGHDFADSEILAIGDGPHTDIAGAMGESIDSLFITGGLAARETKTSVQPAPDALEAYLAQEQSAPSYAIGFLR
- a CDS encoding M48 family metalloprotease, yielding MKPIFRTLAGLAFAAGLGACGTTFQLPEPGQAQSQAATRMFADARSQGPRKSLSAAAAERRFKRVAARISPVGRKYCETLTAERSNFDCNVNIGIDRKMEQRNAYFTYREDKPVIRISMPMLRDSASDDEVAFILSHEYGHLLGRHIEKQKQQALAGALILGVITAAATADSGYYDPSLVSTSMDVGAAAGSTAYSQTYELESDTLGTRIAHASGYDPVEGARFFARPEAARTEAGRLSFWGTHPPDAKRLATVLATMEQIDAKVELQKVQ